TTCTGTTAATTGGAAATCAGCTAAGGGTCGAAAAACCCCGTTTTCAAAAATTGCATCAAAACTTTGTTGTTGCATAATGAATTAGGTGATTATTTAACTCTTTTCTATTTTAACCTATTTTATTGTAGGAGTGTTGAGGGTGCGATCGCTTTTTGGGGTCTAAGGGAGTTAGGAGTGCGATCGCTTTAACTACACTAATTTACAAGTCAGGATGTTTTACTGTTGAAATAGATAAACTTTGAGACTTTTTAATAAATTTTTCATCAAAAGTATAAAATTCTAAACAATGATTACTTGAAGCTTAATGAAAAGCATCGGCAAAATCTACACCATTTTCATGCCATTCGATAATTTGTAAAATCAACTTTTCATTTGTTAAATAAACATTCGGTAAACCCAAAACCTTTCTAAAAGCTTGGCAAATTTCTAAAGGTTTAAACTTGTAAGCAAACCGCAACACCCATTCAGTTTCTAAGATTACAGTATCAGGAATAAAAATATTTTTATTTTTGAACAATTCTAAACTTTGTTGATACTGTACTTCATCATCTCTAGTAATAAATCTAACAATAATATTAGTATCAATAGCAATCATTGATTCCATAATTCTTCTATTCCCTGAGCAATTGCTTGATCCATTTCTTCAATTGTTTTGGCTTTTCCTTGATACTTCAAACACCCAGCAACTTCATCTAATGTTGTTTCTGGGAAAGTTTTTTTAGGTTTTAATAAAATTCCATCACCCAGATTAATTATGATTAATTCTTGACCTACTTCCCAATGATACTGATCTCTTAAGATTTGAGGAATAGTAACTTGACCTTGACTTGACAATTTGGTAATTTCCATTGAACTAATAGTTATATATTTTTTCCTATTGTAATTTTAACATAGATTGCTGTTTGTAGGTAACTAATGATGATGCGATCGCTTCTTGGGGTGTAAGAGAGTTAGAAGTGCGATCGCTTTTGCTATTTTGTGCTAACATTAAATTTAATGCAAATTTAGTGCAAAGTCCCCAACCATGATTAATCTAAATCGAGATATTCAATCCCTCTCAACCTTTAAACGGAATACAAATGAAATGATTACCCAGATGAAAGAAACAGGTAATCCTATTGTTTTA
Above is a window of Planktothrix sp. FACHB-1365 DNA encoding:
- a CDS encoding type II toxin-antitoxin system VapC family toxin, which encodes MESMIAIDTNIIVRFITRDDEVQYQQSLELFKNKNIFIPDTVILETEWVLRFAYKFKPLEICQAFRKVLGLPNVYLTNEKLILQIIEWHENGVDFADAFH
- a CDS encoding AbrB/MazE/SpoVT family DNA-binding domain-containing protein; its protein translation is MEITKLSSQGQVTIPQILRDQYHWEVGQELIIINLGDGILLKPKKTFPETTLDEVAGCLKYQGKAKTIEEMDQAIAQGIEELWNQ